In Porites lutea chromosome 1, jaPorLute2.1, whole genome shotgun sequence, a single genomic region encodes these proteins:
- the LOC140941043 gene encoding uncharacterized protein, whose product MPRIKRTKTAAENPARSSELIETQAAETSSSRAAGPVEEDDSPGEESRDDDSLIDDGTQPQDPPMFHVALDNQRENQPSTSRNVAPVIIVPYFPLGLAVSPEERMQFNFNLFLYDSLRLPNGLFPDDGAGEVVFEDLQTCREYCSRYVQKREEWCGREQVESDHSQERRNELSKEEMFLTAGEPLDVTLKYGNEAFDRNLNLIRLDLFGNVMILNAPHWSDVAAQFTHGFPRRLIINSHRGILPGNITVAARISNQAIRSLSPGDIAAFTSKKMMQGLGLTTTELMLARAMAIRYAGKTDKPVRLIDMMARFGVDFLTITPLVSEQVQGLRQASSSHWRRMLASASDDNHSSSDESELSVSWDAADEREPLPSQGTPEYSSSVTRHVENLLQCYVSVSTSTQTTTQALQVTAEATRRPSGSSGMVRKRKQKTPRRVVPRTTASQVPEGAPAADNQRQRDEEPRPQAVPSPRERLLALPGIVATRIPNTESLNRLQKFLQENQPCNPQQVEQARSSETQTLEEARQTVALRVYTDEREEIVQQRVCDVWTASRLDCTCLGEPVARDSQDEGDQNCPYCLCQEAGGNIASVRGKCRNQTCAVCMLMNKLDQRTMTALGLKRNERLTAMLELAPFITECLNTGDMPEDRRIQVSRAFEDILSCSASRLRYVANTGMLIMLCPRLRHLLLQKGWGNVWCNLSKIASAIGHHNDHRSQIAALMFIRRRCIPDTNSKWLWFLQSEDHAEEEEIDRSVFQ is encoded by the exons ATGCCGAGAATAAAGCGTACAAAAACAGCGGCGGAGAATCCAGCAAGAAGTTCGGAGCTGATCGAAACGCAAGCTGCGGAAACTAGCAG TTCCCGTGCTGCTGGCCCCGTTGAAGAAGATGACAGTCCAGGCGAGGAAAG cCGTGACGACGACTCACTCATCGATGATGGAACACAACCCCAGGACCCACCAATGTTCCACGTAGCCTTGGACAACCAACGTGAAAATCAGCCATCCACAAGCCGAAATGTTGCACCGGTCATTATCGTACCGTATTTCCCACTTGGACTGGCAGTATCACCAGAAGAGAGAATGCAGTTTAACTTCAATTTGTTTCTGTATGACAGCTTGCGTTTGCCCAATGGGCTTTTTCCTGATGATGGAGCTGGAGAAGTGGTGTTTGAAGACCTGCAGACATGCAGGGAGTATTGTTCACGCTATGTACAGAAAAGAGAGGAATGGTGCGGAAGAGAGCAGGTAGAGTCAGACCACTcgcaagaaagaagaaatgaacTGTCCAAGGAGGAGATGTTTCTAACCGCAGGAGAACCCTTGGATGTAACCCTGAAATATGGCAACGAAGCATTCGACCGCAACTTGAACTTAATACGCCTTGACCTCTTTGGGAATGTCATGATCTTGAATGCTCCCCACTGGAGCGATGTCGCTGCACAGTTCACACATGGTTTCCCTCGTCGTCTTATCATTAACAGCCATCGTGGAATCTTGCCTGGCAACATCACTGTGGCAGCACGCATTTCAAACCAAGCAATTCGAAGTTTGTCCCCAG GTGACATAGCTGCTTTCACCTCCAAAAAAATGATGCAAGGTTTGGGATTGACCACAACAGAGCTGATGCTTGCGCGGGCTATGGCAATCAGATATGCAGGAAAAACAGACAAACCTGTACGTCTAATTGACATGATGGCACGCTTTGGAGTTGACTTCCTCACCATAACGCCACTGGTATCAGAACAAGTACAAGGGCTCCGACAGGCAAGTTCTTCACACTGGAGGCGTATGCTAGCTTCTGCTTCAGACGACAACCACAGCAGTTCAGATGAATCGGAGCTTTCTGTTAGCTGGGATGCTGCAGACGAAAGAGAGCCACTTCCATCACAAGGAACACCAGAATACAGTTCATCCGTGACCAGACATGTAGAAAATCTGCTGCAGTGCTATGTGTCTGTGTCCACGTCTACGCAGACAACAACTCAG GCACTGCAAGTTACAGCGGAAGCAACACGAAGACCCAGTGGCAGTTCTGGGATGGTACGAAAAAGAAAGCAGAAAACTCCCAGACGTGTTGTACCCAGGACTACAGCATCCCAGGTCCCCGAGGGAGCACCAGCTGCCGACAACCAAAGACAGAGGGATGAAGAACCACGGCCGCAAGCAGTACCCAGCCCACGCGAGCGTCTGCTAGCACTACCAGGAATCGTAGCAACACGTATCCCCAACACTGAGTCATTGAACAGGCTTCAAAAGTTCCTGCAGGAGAACCAACCTTGCAACCCACAGCAG gtAGAACAGGCGAGATCTTCAGAAACACAGACTTTAGAAGAGGCTAGACAAACTGTAGCTCTTCGAGTATACACAGATGAACGTGAAGAAATAGTGCAGCAGCGAGTGTGCGATGTTTGGACAGCTTCTCGGTTGGACTGCACCTGCCTCGGAGAACCAGTGGCCAGAGATTCACAGGATGAAGGAGACCAGAATTGCCCATACTGTCTATGCCAGGAAGCAGGGGGAAATATCGCCAGTGTGAGAGGCAAATGTAGGAACCAAAcctgtgctgtttgcatgctgATGAATAAGCTGGACCAACGCACAATGACTGCACTTGGCTTAAAACGCAATGAACGCCTGACTGCCATGCTAGAATTGGCACCCTTCATCACAGAATGTTTGAACACTGGAGACATGCCTGAAGATAGGAGGATTCAGGTTTCCAGGGCCTTTGAAGACATACTAAGTTGTAGCGCATCCAGACTGCGATATGTTGCAAACACTGGCATGCTAATCATGCTCTGTCCACGGCTACGACACCTTCTCTTGCAGAAAGGTTGGGGCAATGTCTGGTGTAACCTGTCTAAGATAGCTAGTGCAATTGGTCATCACAACGATCACCGCAGCCAAATTGCAGCTCTGATGTTCATCCGTCGCAGGTGCATACCAGACACCAATAGCAAATGGCTGTGGTTTCTTCAGTCAGAAGATCACgctgaagaagaagaaattgacAGGAGTGTGTTCCAATAA